GGTGAGACGAGTTGCCTGTTGCTGTGTATGGGCCTCTGCCGCCATCATCCCTTTGCCCGAGGTGGCACACATGGAGGTATTGGACTATATCGAGCCACTTTGTATCTTCATAGCCCCTTTTGAGACCTTTGACACGTGGGCAACAGTGATCACCCTACTGACCATCATTCTGGGATTCGCCATCCCCTTCCCCATCATTGCAGTTTTCAACATACTGACTGCCAGACACATCAAACGTAGCAACAAGCCAGACAGCAGAAAGCACTGCGCCCTCATCTATGCCTACATCATTGTTTTCCTGATCTGCTGGCTGCCATTCCACCTGGTTTTGATCATAGTCTCTTTTGACGGCATCCACATCTTAGTCCAATGCTACTTGGCCGATTTCATCTACTTCTTCTACGACATCATAGACTGTTTCACCTTGGTCCATTGTGTGGTCAACCCCATCTTGTACAACTTCCTGAGCAAGAACTTCCGAGGAAAGCTGATTTCTGCTGTTGTCAAGTACATCCCCAAAGACCAACCAGGTCAGAAGGATGGAGATGGATCCTCCTCAAACACCCAACACTCCATTGTCATTGCAAAAGAAAATATCTCACCAAGTTAAGCAATGGTTCTGGCTGCTCTCCTTCCATTTTGTTTCTGTTGCTTGATAGCAAGACTTCGCATATTTGGAATTGTCTCTTTCCAGTAATGCGCAGACAATAAATATTGCTTCCTTCAGATGCTGATTTCCTTATTATCACCAAATCCttcctggggagagcagggtcaTACTGGGTGACATGTGGAGGAGAATACATGTTGCTTTGTAAAATCTATTTAACATAGCAAACACAGAgaaagttgtttattattattattattattaaccccaGATAATAAACTGTTCTCCACTGCCCTTACATTTTACAGTTGTTATTCAGAGAAGACACATTTCTGCAAATTGCTCTCATATGTACAAACTTTTGACTGGAAACTGCACTTTGAAAGCCTGAAGCTGTTCCCTCATTAAATAGAGCAGTTCATAGGCATGCACACATTTTAGCCATACTACAATAATCCTCTGAGGTAGGCCagacggtagggttgccaagtccaattcaagaaatatctgaggactttgggggcggacccaggagactttgggggtggagtcaggagacattgggggtggagccaggaacaagggtgcgacaagcataattgaactccaaggaagttttggccttcacatttaaagggacagcacacctttttaaatgcctttctttcataggaaataatgaaggataggggcaccattgttctccatagggaataacagtgtccagtagacatttccctcccccccaatgctttttaaagcagggggagggcctccaaaccagggaatcccctgcccccctccctctctctcacacacaaatacttactctctcacacacaaaagttcctgcagaactttacttactctgaaaactgaaagcaaaacaaagggaggggccgttctccaacgaaacttactgaccctttcccatgaagcccttcctgtttcctgctcagccttaaaggtacacattttaaaaacggacctgtttgcaggtttctgaaCCAGCAGgcgctctaaaactacatggtgactgtgggggcggggcttcccccgctggctagctggctgggggcggggggaagcctgtaaaaacgggggatcctccgctgggacctggggattgggaagcctaccagacAGAGAGTGAAGGACTCAAGGTCATGCAGCAAGCTTCACAATAGAAGAGGCATTTAACCCTGGCTCTTccaaatcctagtccagcattctaaccactgcaTCATGCCAGCTCTTTTAGTTCATTCAGGCCAAACCTAGATATGGCAGGGGATAGTCATGTAAGCATGAAAGTGAAGGGAGTAGGATCTCCAGTATAGCAGCTGGACAGGGAGAAAAATGCTGAAAGAAGCAGAGCCATTGATCTGTGAAGGCAGTCTTTATACAGACTAGCAGCAGTTCTCATTTCAGACAGAGGTGTTTCACATTACCTCCTACCACTACTGGAGatcccagggactgaacctgggaccttatagCCACAGAAGGGTCAATTTGATCGTCTTCTGGCTGGGTGTCTCATTGGTCACCCTTTCCTGGGCATAGAAAGATCATTTAACTTTACTTGCTTTGGAAGCTTTATGCTGGAACTTACCGGTTTGCTTGCCAAGATGAGGATATATTTTAGGAAACTACAAGTTTATTCTCTTTTATTCCTAACTTAATACCCCATTCTGAACCCAGAGAAAGAGTCTCACAGGGCCAAAGTGCATAGGGATCTATGATCCCCTGTCAGACATGAGGCTGTGACTTGAAAAGTCTCTCATGTTGGGCATAAAGCTGTGCCTTTAAAAGCTACCTTCCTCATTTCCCTACAAAATAATGCCCTTTCCAGGCAGCTTTTAGCCTCAGCAAGGGAAAAGGTAGCTGTGTACCTGGGCTAAAAGCAGTGAGGGAAGAACATTTTTCTATCAGGGAAACAGTATGGGGGTAGAATTAACTTCCCCTTTTGGatagacttgccagtccccaggtcccagcaggggatcccccagttttgcaggctcctccccaccagcagccagttgGTTGTCAGGGGAAAGCCCTACCCCAAGAGTCAACATGAGCCTTTAAACTTTGGCAGGCTTGGAAGACGCCTACAACTATTTGTGTTTTGGaacgtgtgtgtgcctttaaatcacagcagcaggaaagcaaggCCAGGATGAGGAGGCAGAGCCacaagtgtgtgaagctgtgagaaaggcagagagccgattccctctgttttgcattcgctTCAGAAGtcaaaatggataggaaagagttagctaaaatctgattatgggatggggggaaactccaccccctaggctgctctccgttcctgttcctgtctgaagaagctggttgaaatacagcagatggttacattcagcagctcccagtgagatcacaaaagtgtggtcTTCAAACTctgtttatcagggctttttggtagaaaaagcccagcaggaactcatttgcatattaggtcacacccgcTGACATAACCAATTTTTCACATgagactttttgtagaaaaagcccagcatgaacttatttgcacattacgCCGCACCCTCTtacaccaaggcagccggaactgagttcctgtgcgttcctgttcaaaaaaaagccctgctgtttatTTGGCTTCCTTGTGTGTTTCCCTTTAAAAAGCcttgcttggaaatgcttccaaagcctgacaaggggacttggGAGGGTtttacaaatttcactttcatttagtggaagtgcagctgccagggtaggcaaaaaaagagaatgaggaaattacagctgtattcaggggaactgcactgctgtgttttttttttatttagggaatggtgaaatctcctggctccagcccccaagccctcagatatttcctgagtcggacctggcaaccctactttcagcaGAGCATAATCCCAATCCTTTACCCCTATCCTCAGCTAAACTACCTGTCAACCACAGCCTCGATCCCTGTTGTCCTTCCACAGATGCTTTTAAGGCTAAATGACATGTTGAGTGATCTGATTGCAGATCCCCAATATCACATCTATTTTGACCCTTAGAGCCCCAATATCACGTCTGcttgggcttttaaaaataacacagttctgtggcatcttaaagattaaTGGATCCCTGAGGCTTAAATTGATGCCACTATCAATCAGATTTGGGGGGTGTACAGCCTAATCTagctatgctagggttgccagcctccaggtggggcctggagttctcccgcttttacaactgatctccagctggcagagatcagctcccctggagaaaatggctgctctgaaaggtggactctatgacattgtaccatgctgcagcccctcccttccccaaaccctactatctcccagctccaccgccaaagtctccaggtattttccaacacagacctggcaaccctagttataccTGTGGGATTGTCTTTTTGATTGACCCAACTTCTGTGAATACATTTCACTATTTTTTGCCCTGCAAAACATTAGAATGTTCTAGGTCTCAAATGCAGTTAAAGTCACAAAGAATTCAAGAACAGTGAGAAGTGCCATAAAAGGCCCACAGCAAGGATCACACAAGAGTTCTCTGATACCTCCATCTCATGTTTTCCTCCCTTTCCCCTATAAACACTAAAAAGGGGGGCTATGGATGCAGTGAGTTAAAGAGCTTCAACATGGGCTGCAGAAGCCTGTagttgaaaggaaaggaaaggcctgcCTTAACATCCCTAACCCATCAAGAAAAGAAAGACAGTGTCAAGGAAAAATGAGTAGAGCCTAAATAAGCAGTTTTTGAGGATATAAGGAGTGGTGAAGTAGACTAATATAGTCAGAAAGGCTGTTCCATGCCTTGGGAATAGAATAACAGAAAAAGGGTTCTCATGCTTTAATCAAGAGAACTTGCACGTACCTTTAAATCCTACGCACACTTACTTGGCATAATACCTCTTTGAAGCCAGTAGGTTATATTTTTAGGGGGTGGGAATGTGATTGGATTCACACTGCAGACTCCCTGAAGCTGTCTGCTCCTCTATCCTGCTTGCCATAACTGCAGGTGGTTGTTTTTCTCTGTCTGACAAAAAGAAAAGACTTCAgcatttggaaaggggaggtgcTGCTGCTACTGTGACCATGATTCATCAGTAGAAGAACAGAGTAATTGGGGATGGAATAGGCAGAAGATTCTTACACCTGACTCATCTCTTACTGCATCTGGGAGGTCTGTTTCCATCACTGGCCAGTTGGAAGAACTCACAGGCAGGGCTTGAAGGCCCAAGCTGCCTCTGTTATTTGTCCCTGGCATCTGGCATTCCTGCCTTTGAACATGAAAGgtatatttcatttattttcttaatctataccctgcttttcagtgGGAATATTAAAAATGCCTCCAGAAGCAGTTCACTATAGTGCTGGAGGGCTGGAGGGCAGGAGCTAAATGTACATGAAAATAAGACTCGGGTTTccaagccaccatgtgcctttaaatcttggcaggcttagaagcttggaaactgcttgtgttttggaaggtgtgcctttaaatctcagtaggaggagAGACGGATGGGGGTGGGGCGAGCAGGCAGAGTCACATGGCTCTTCCTAATTAGTGTGTGAAACTGTGAGAAAGTAAGAAAGcatagtccctctgtttgttttgcattcgtttcagaagttgtttgcatagtaaaatagtAAAAAGTAAACTTTAacttgattatgggatggaggaaagttCCACCCCCTAGACTTCTTTGTTCCTTaccttcattttcctgtgttagtctgaagaaattaGTTGAAATACAGAAGactgttacattcaacaactcctgtgagtaaactgccccactgagatcacaaaagtgtgggcttacaaactgtgtttattttggctgctttgtgagtgtgtgtgtgtcccttaatgaAGCCATGGCAAGGAACTTGTggaggtatgacaaatttcactttcatttagtggaagtgcagctgctggggaagcctttgaaggttaaaaaaagaggatgaggaaatgaagactattcaggggaactgcactgctgtatttttatttatttatttattttagggaaggtGAAactctccttgctccacccccgaagtctccaggctccattccaaagtccccaggtatttcctgacttggacctggcaaccccagggctGTGCATGCTGATCTCTGCTGGAAGTCTTGCTGGGAAGAAAGGCCtaatgtaggtaggtaggtaggtaggtaattttatttatatcccgccctccccgccggagcaggctcagggcggctaacaacatcattcagttatacaaaaaacaaagttacatttaacattaaaattctgataaatttaaaattaattaattaattaataataaaagtgctaatgctgcttgttcttttttatgatggcggtaatcattagcaaccactttcttcatcagcgaaagccagtcgaaagaggaaagttttgcaggccctgcagaattgatcaaggtcccgcagggcccgcatttcctctggaagttggttccataggttcggggctacagaggagaaggcccgattgcgggtgcattgcagcttcacctctcttggtccgggggtggtcaacaagttttttccagctgacctcagtgctctctggggttcatatggggaaagaatGTGAGATAGAAAGGGAGGAAGCACTGCCATGGAAGTGGGCCTAGTTAGGGGATGGGGCCTGTGATGGCTCTCCTGGGGCTAGAAATCAATCCTCTGTGTTTTCATTATAGAAttcccctcccacctcactgTACCAAGGTTCCCAGTGAGAATTTTAAAAGGTTTGAGGCGATAGAATCTGAGCCTAGTTATAAATGCACCCAAGCTTAGATCAAGAACTGAGGGGTAACAATACGCACAGCACAACATTGTTTTCTAAAAGTGAAGGAAAAAACAACCTACAGAAACTGAGGTAAATACTATTAACAGTCAGTCAGGAGTTGTAGGACGTTAGGCTTCGAACTGTACAGGCCTCAAGAAGACACTCTCTCAGGCGGGTTTATAACATATCAACACAGCACTCTGCTACAACTACATTACACACTATGAGACTCAGCAAAATCTTGCTGGCCTTCTGTAAAACTTCTGTACGCTCAGCCCTCCAGATACCAAAAATCAATCAATGATCTCATCTTCCCTCAGATTTTCATTTCACACTCTTGTCAAACTAACCCTTCTCCCTCAGTCCTCAAAACATAACTTCTGACTCTCAACCTCCATGGGCCAGACTTAGCCTTTTCCAGGCCACAGCTCCTACTAGCTAATCAGAGTGCTGTTCTGCTCGATTCCATTGTTATTTGGGTAcagagcttcttttgtagaaaaagcccagcaggaagtcatttgaataataggccacacctcctgacatccccattgtttcacacagggttttttgtagaaaaagcccagcagggactcgtttgcatattaggccacaccccctgatgccaagtagagttgccaagtccaattcaagaaatatctggggactttgggggtggagccaggagactttggtggtggagcggggagacattggggcggagccaagagcaagggtgtgacaagcataattgaactccaaagggagttcaagccatcacatttaaagggactggacatctttttaaatgccttccttccataggaaataatgaaggataggggcaccttcttttgaggctcatagaattggaccccctggtccaatctttttgaaacttgggaggtattttggggagaggcactagatgctatactgaaaatttggtgcctctatctcaaaaaaacagccccccccctgagcccccgatgcccgctgatcaattccccatcattcccaataggaatcgttcatggaggtgcatgatggctgtgggggcggggcttcccccgccggccagctggctgggggaggggggaagcctgtaaaaccaggggatccccctctgggacctggggattgggaagcctaatgccaAGCCACCCGGACCTGCatccctgtgcattcttgctcaaaaaaagctctgcttgggTACATTTGTCATACTAAGGGCATCCTTCCTaagcctcctccccaccccccaaaaaacagagctGGCGTATGGTAGCAGAAGCTTCCCTTTACTGCTGCAGTCCCTTAAGGCAACTGACCTTTGCaacagggagaaaggaagaatgcTCCCCTGCTGCTGTCCATTCTTCAGCTGATACCTGGAGCCAGAGCTATTATTAAACTATCATGGGTATACAACTTCCTTGAAAGTCTCCAGTGATTTCTGCTCTTCTCCCTGGTAGTACAAGACTCCGTTTCCAATCGGAATTGGGTGTAGTGTTCAGTTTCTCTTCCTGAATCAAGCAGCCTTTGCTAAATGTGTCCCCCCTTGAGAGGTTATCTTTGCACTTcactgagccctgcagcagaaCATCTGGAGCAAGCCTCTTCAGCAATGATCCTGATTACAAGAAGGAACCTGCATGCTGCTCTTATGTACACACAGTAGATGCTTGCTGCATTTGCTACAAAGGAAAGGCAGATATTGTGGGGCAGGGTCAGAAGGCACAATCTCACTCAACCTTGATACCTATGCTCTTCTGCAGAGGGCTAATATTGATCAGATTTAATCCTGGTACTGCCTAATGAAACTAACCATGAGCAAGTAGAAGTCTGAAAATCTTGAGGACCTGTTCAAGGAATCCGGGATTCCCTCCAAAGCTTAGAAAGCTCTTTGCTATGGGTCACCATATAGAGACTCTTTTGTGGTACTGCCTATATGTCCAGATAGTAATGTGAAGCCATCTCAAGGCCTATCAACCCTTCCATGGAAACATTACATGATTTGGGCCATGTGATTTCAAGATCTTTTGGCATGAGTTCCAATGAAGTGGGGGAAGAGGATAGTGTGCTGGGTAAAGGACATGTTCCTGGAGGTCAAAGTACTGACAGGAGGAAGTGCTGAGTTGTTCCCAGCACTTCCCTTGTGGCACCATTTTTACTTCTAGGAATTGAGATAGAACATAGATCCAGGCCAAGTTTCATCTCAGAATAATATAAACAGGAGGCTGAAGGAGAGATTAGTACAACTGATGTGGAATTAATAAATCATTGTAGGAAACCAACAGCACACATCCTAGTGCTGAATGAAGACACATACAAATAAGTCTAAATTTAAACAACTACTTTTGGATCACATCTGAGGAAGGAAGCTTCAAACCAAGAAGGCAGATGTTCCTGACGCATAGAATTAACTCCAGTATTCATTTTTTCCACCAATGAATCTACAAACATTTATGGAGAGAAAAATCAGAGGTTTTTACAAGTTATCATATATACCTACCTTTTGCCAAGATACGACAAAGCTTTAACtaggtagatgatgatgatgatgatgatgatgatgatgatgatgatgatgatgatgatgatgatgatgatgaagatagagatagatagatagatagatagatagatagatagatagatagatagatagatagatagatagatagatagatagatagatagatagatagatgagagagagagagagatgagaaagagagagagagagatggatgataAAGACAAGTTGGTTCCTGAGACAAAAACCCCAAATCACACCATCCATGGAAGTAAGCTCATTATATGGAGTCcacaaatggggggagggggaaggttaaTAGTCAGCCATTATTAGGATCCACTTTCCTGTATCTTGAGGCAAACAGAATTGAAGGGTGAGGTCAGTCTCTTATATTGCTTTTGTATAATGTGCATTGCTtatgtatttttgaaatttcagttcaagcagtgttccctctaagatgcagaatcttgtgagcaaaaattctactttgtgagctactggcattaaagttgtgagctactgcata
This region of Heteronotia binoei isolate CCM8104 ecotype False Entrance Well chromosome 13, APGP_CSIRO_Hbin_v1, whole genome shotgun sequence genomic DNA includes:
- the GPR182 gene encoding G-protein coupled receptor 182, whose product is MNAPDSSSLLSALGEYHNMSELHHLLNDTFIYCDLGLDHNVKRVFLFVLYLIIFVVGLVENLLVIWVNWQTRGHRNLVNVYILNMAIADLGVILSLPIWMLEVMLDYTWLWGGFLCRFTYYFYFANMYSSIFFLTCLSIDRYVSLTTSSHFWHQNQHWVRRVACCCVWASAAIIPLPEVAHMEVLDYIEPLCIFIAPFETFDTWATVITLLTIILGFAIPFPIIAVFNILTARHIKRSNKPDSRKHCALIYAYIIVFLICWLPFHLVLIIVSFDGIHILVQCYLADFIYFFYDIIDCFTLVHCVVNPILYNFLSKNFRGKLISAVVKYIPKDQPGQKDGDGSSSNTQHSIVIAKENISPS